A single region of the Oncorhynchus kisutch isolate 150728-3 linkage group LG30, Okis_V2, whole genome shotgun sequence genome encodes:
- the apol1 gene encoding apolipoprotein L1 isoform X4, translating into MREPTRHNPFMPRGAGGKGKTKKREPQQGVSVSDSTENKGGNKSLFDQLEVFRINPAEPEQQQNMDGLMEWWSTVEQWEDMPQEHDMTEKEEAKVFAVTAEKVQKGIRVFNKLFSERAESLWQHVIDLNSIADALDCFNKKTKIAQITGGSTSAVGGVCTIVGLALAPVTFGTSLIVTAVGLGVATAGGLTTAGAGISNTVNNSMDRKKVEAIVTDYQEKITDINKCMLFIKQGIESLRRFDLLKMKKHAYNRDFPGLNNIYEDGAMAGKAILINANEMMRVVQIANVAGSTAARAVQIASMATGVLTGLFVGMDIYFVAKDSKELKKGAKSEFAAKIREVATQLHDGLVELNGIRVELQSSDPGNTNETNTQNIDNTNYSKKTDISDDDINNY; encoded by the exons ATGCGAGAACCCACGAGACACAATCCTTTCATGCCACGCGGTGCTGGAGGCAAG GGTAAAACCAAGAAGCGCGAACCCCAGCAGGGAGTTTCAGTCAGTGACTCAACAGAG AACAAAGGTGGAAATAAATCATTATTCGACCAATTGGAGGTATTCCGTATTAATCCAGCGGAGCCAGAGCAGCAG CAGAATATGGATGGCCTGATGGAGTGGTGGAGCACAGTGGAGC AGTGGGAAGACATGCCTCAAGAGCATGACATGACTGAGAAAGAGGAGGCCAA GGTGTTTGCAGTGACAGCTGAGAAGGTGCAGAAAGGTATCCGTGTGTTCAACAAGCTGTTCTCAGAGCGTGCAGAGAGCCTATGGCAGCACGTCATTGACCTTAACAGCATTGCAGACGCCCTCGACTGTTTCAACAAGAAGACTAAGATCGCCCAAATCACTGGTGGTTCCACCAGCGCGGTAGGAGGCGTATGTACCATTGTAGGCCTCGCCCTGGCCCCCGTCACCTTCGGAACCTCTCTGATTGTCACGGCGGTGGGGCTGGGCGTGGCCACGGCGGGCGGCCTCACCACGGCTGGAGCCGGAATCTCCAACACGGTCAACAACTCCATGGACCGCAAGAAGGTGGAGGCCATCGTGACGGACTATCAGGAGAAGATCACCGACATCAACAAGTGCATGCTGTTCATCAAGCAGGGGATTGAGAGTCTGCGCAGGTTCGACCTGCTGAAGATGAAGAAGCATGCGTACAACCGCGACTTCCCGGGCCTCAACAACATCTACGAGGATGGTGCCATGGCCGGGAAGGCCATCCTCATTAATGCCAATGAGATGATGCGTGTGGTGCAGATAGCCAACGTGGCGGGCAGCACCGCTGCCAGAGCTGTCCAGATTGCCAGCATGGCCACCGGAGTGCTCACCGGCCTCTTTGTGGGcatggacatctactttgtggctAAGGACTCCAAGGAGCTGAAGAAAGGAGCCAAGTCAGAGTTTGCAGCCAAGATCAGGGAGGTGGCGACCCAGCTGCATGATGGACTGGTGGAGCTCAATGGCATACGGGTTGAGCTGCAGTCCTCAGATCCAGGCAACACCAATGAGACCAACACCCAAAACATAGATAATACCAATTACAGCAAAAAAACAGACATCTCTGATGATGATATTAACAACTATTAA
- the apol1 gene encoding apolipoprotein L1 isoform X1 has protein sequence MNKLNPFKSTPKKDNEDAKLLGDKERQEEEKQKTVKSNLIQRERKERTETQPAVPPRPTEEELEDTALHDRLKKRETNDNQANCNMMQSERKGKTAETPVVPPRPTEEEINRPARRGQQNTKKDNLDQCDDECLKVGQSLFPVVKEGEDKDEEEAVVKLTDSTSAKMREPTRHNPFMPRGAGGKGKTKKREPQQGVSVSDSTENKGGNKSLFDQLEVFRINPAEPEQQQNMDGLMEWWSTVEQWEDMPQEHDMTEKEEAKVFAVTAEKVQKGIRVFNKLFSERAESLWQHVIDLNSIADALDCFNKKTKIAQITGGSTSAVGGVCTIVGLALAPVTFGTSLIVTAVGLGVATAGGLTTAGAGISNTVNNSMDRKKVEAIVTDYQEKITDINKCMLFIKQGIESLRRFDLLKMKKHAYNRDFPGLNNIYEDGAMAGKAILINANEMMRVVQIANVAGSTAARAVQIASMATGVLTGLFVGMDIYFVAKDSKELKKGAKSEFAAKIREVATQLHDGLVELNGIRVELQSSDPGNTNETNTQNIDNTNYSKKTDISDDDINNY, from the exons ATGAACAAGCTGAATCCTTTTAAATCAACTCCCAAA AAGGACAATGAAGATGCAAAGTTACTCGGGGACAAGGAGAGGCAGGAAGAGGAAAAGCAAAAAACA GTCAAAAGCAAtctgatccagagagagaggaaggagagaactgAAACACAGCCAGCAGTTCCTCCCAGACCCACTGAAGAG GAGCTGGAGGATACAGCCTTACATGACAGACTGAAGAAGAGGGAGACGAATGACAATCAG GCTAACTGTAATATGATGCAGAGTGAGAGGAAAGGGAAAACTGCTGAAACTCCAGTGGTTCCTCCTAGACCCACAGAAGAG GAGATAAACAGACCAGCCAGACGTGGTCAGcaaaatacaaaaaaagacaATCTG GACCAATGTGATGATGAATGCCTTAAAGTGGGTCAATCTCTCTTCCCGGTGGTAAAAGAGGGAGAGGACAAGGATGAAGAAGAGGCCGTGGTTAAACTTACAGATAGCACATCA GCCAAGATGCGAGAACCCACGAGACACAATCCTTTCATGCCACGCGGTGCTGGAGGCAAG GGTAAAACCAAGAAGCGCGAACCCCAGCAGGGAGTTTCAGTCAGTGACTCAACAGAG AACAAAGGTGGAAATAAATCATTATTCGACCAATTGGAGGTATTCCGTATTAATCCAGCGGAGCCAGAGCAGCAG CAGAATATGGATGGCCTGATGGAGTGGTGGAGCACAGTGGAGC AGTGGGAAGACATGCCTCAAGAGCATGACATGACTGAGAAAGAGGAGGCCAA GGTGTTTGCAGTGACAGCTGAGAAGGTGCAGAAAGGTATCCGTGTGTTCAACAAGCTGTTCTCAGAGCGTGCAGAGAGCCTATGGCAGCACGTCATTGACCTTAACAGCATTGCAGACGCCCTCGACTGTTTCAACAAGAAGACTAAGATCGCCCAAATCACTGGTGGTTCCACCAGCGCGGTAGGAGGCGTATGTACCATTGTAGGCCTCGCCCTGGCCCCCGTCACCTTCGGAACCTCTCTGATTGTCACGGCGGTGGGGCTGGGCGTGGCCACGGCGGGCGGCCTCACCACGGCTGGAGCCGGAATCTCCAACACGGTCAACAACTCCATGGACCGCAAGAAGGTGGAGGCCATCGTGACGGACTATCAGGAGAAGATCACCGACATCAACAAGTGCATGCTGTTCATCAAGCAGGGGATTGAGAGTCTGCGCAGGTTCGACCTGCTGAAGATGAAGAAGCATGCGTACAACCGCGACTTCCCGGGCCTCAACAACATCTACGAGGATGGTGCCATGGCCGGGAAGGCCATCCTCATTAATGCCAATGAGATGATGCGTGTGGTGCAGATAGCCAACGTGGCGGGCAGCACCGCTGCCAGAGCTGTCCAGATTGCCAGCATGGCCACCGGAGTGCTCACCGGCCTCTTTGTGGGcatggacatctactttgtggctAAGGACTCCAAGGAGCTGAAGAAAGGAGCCAAGTCAGAGTTTGCAGCCAAGATCAGGGAGGTGGCGACCCAGCTGCATGATGGACTGGTGGAGCTCAATGGCATACGGGTTGAGCTGCAGTCCTCAGATCCAGGCAACACCAATGAGACCAACACCCAAAACATAGATAATACCAATTACAGCAAAAAAACAGACATCTCTGATGATGATATTAACAACTATTAA
- the apol1 gene encoding apolipoprotein L1 isoform X3, with translation MMQSERKGKTAETPVVPPRPTEEEINRPARRGQQNTKKDNLDQCDDECLKVGQSLFPVVKEGEDKDEEEAVVKLTDSTSAKMREPTRHNPFMPRGAGGKGKTKKREPQQGVSVSDSTENKGGNKSLFDQLEVFRINPAEPEQQQNMDGLMEWWSTVEQWEDMPQEHDMTEKEEAKVFAVTAEKVQKGIRVFNKLFSERAESLWQHVIDLNSIADALDCFNKKTKIAQITGGSTSAVGGVCTIVGLALAPVTFGTSLIVTAVGLGVATAGGLTTAGAGISNTVNNSMDRKKVEAIVTDYQEKITDINKCMLFIKQGIESLRRFDLLKMKKHAYNRDFPGLNNIYEDGAMAGKAILINANEMMRVVQIANVAGSTAARAVQIASMATGVLTGLFVGMDIYFVAKDSKELKKGAKSEFAAKIREVATQLHDGLVELNGIRVELQSSDPGNTNETNTQNIDNTNYSKKTDISDDDINNY, from the exons ATGATGCAGAGTGAGAGGAAAGGGAAAACTGCTGAAACTCCAGTGGTTCCTCCTAGACCCACAGAAGAG GAGATAAACAGACCAGCCAGACGTGGTCAGcaaaatacaaaaaaagacaATCTG GACCAATGTGATGATGAATGCCTTAAAGTGGGTCAATCTCTCTTCCCGGTGGTAAAAGAGGGAGAGGACAAGGATGAAGAAGAGGCCGTGGTTAAACTTACAGATAGCACATCA GCCAAGATGCGAGAACCCACGAGACACAATCCTTTCATGCCACGCGGTGCTGGAGGCAAG GGTAAAACCAAGAAGCGCGAACCCCAGCAGGGAGTTTCAGTCAGTGACTCAACAGAG AACAAAGGTGGAAATAAATCATTATTCGACCAATTGGAGGTATTCCGTATTAATCCAGCGGAGCCAGAGCAGCAG CAGAATATGGATGGCCTGATGGAGTGGTGGAGCACAGTGGAGC AGTGGGAAGACATGCCTCAAGAGCATGACATGACTGAGAAAGAGGAGGCCAA GGTGTTTGCAGTGACAGCTGAGAAGGTGCAGAAAGGTATCCGTGTGTTCAACAAGCTGTTCTCAGAGCGTGCAGAGAGCCTATGGCAGCACGTCATTGACCTTAACAGCATTGCAGACGCCCTCGACTGTTTCAACAAGAAGACTAAGATCGCCCAAATCACTGGTGGTTCCACCAGCGCGGTAGGAGGCGTATGTACCATTGTAGGCCTCGCCCTGGCCCCCGTCACCTTCGGAACCTCTCTGATTGTCACGGCGGTGGGGCTGGGCGTGGCCACGGCGGGCGGCCTCACCACGGCTGGAGCCGGAATCTCCAACACGGTCAACAACTCCATGGACCGCAAGAAGGTGGAGGCCATCGTGACGGACTATCAGGAGAAGATCACCGACATCAACAAGTGCATGCTGTTCATCAAGCAGGGGATTGAGAGTCTGCGCAGGTTCGACCTGCTGAAGATGAAGAAGCATGCGTACAACCGCGACTTCCCGGGCCTCAACAACATCTACGAGGATGGTGCCATGGCCGGGAAGGCCATCCTCATTAATGCCAATGAGATGATGCGTGTGGTGCAGATAGCCAACGTGGCGGGCAGCACCGCTGCCAGAGCTGTCCAGATTGCCAGCATGGCCACCGGAGTGCTCACCGGCCTCTTTGTGGGcatggacatctactttgtggctAAGGACTCCAAGGAGCTGAAGAAAGGAGCCAAGTCAGAGTTTGCAGCCAAGATCAGGGAGGTGGCGACCCAGCTGCATGATGGACTGGTGGAGCTCAATGGCATACGGGTTGAGCTGCAGTCCTCAGATCCAGGCAACACCAATGAGACCAACACCCAAAACATAGATAATACCAATTACAGCAAAAAAACAGACATCTCTGATGATGATATTAACAACTATTAA
- the apol1 gene encoding apolipoprotein L1 isoform X2: MNKLNPFKSTPKKDNEDAKLLGDKERQEEEKQKTVKSNLIQRERKERTETQPAVPPRPTEEELEDTALHDRLKKRETNDNQANCNMMQSERKGKTAETPVVPPRPTEEEINRPARRGQQNTKKDNLDQCDDECLKVGQSLFPVVKEGEDKDEEEAVVKLTDSTSAKMREPTRHNPFMPRGAGGKGKTKKREPQQGVSVSDSTENKGGNKSLFDQLEVFRINPAEPEQQNMDGLMEWWSTVEQWEDMPQEHDMTEKEEAKVFAVTAEKVQKGIRVFNKLFSERAESLWQHVIDLNSIADALDCFNKKTKIAQITGGSTSAVGGVCTIVGLALAPVTFGTSLIVTAVGLGVATAGGLTTAGAGISNTVNNSMDRKKVEAIVTDYQEKITDINKCMLFIKQGIESLRRFDLLKMKKHAYNRDFPGLNNIYEDGAMAGKAILINANEMMRVVQIANVAGSTAARAVQIASMATGVLTGLFVGMDIYFVAKDSKELKKGAKSEFAAKIREVATQLHDGLVELNGIRVELQSSDPGNTNETNTQNIDNTNYSKKTDISDDDINNY; encoded by the exons ATGAACAAGCTGAATCCTTTTAAATCAACTCCCAAA AAGGACAATGAAGATGCAAAGTTACTCGGGGACAAGGAGAGGCAGGAAGAGGAAAAGCAAAAAACA GTCAAAAGCAAtctgatccagagagagaggaaggagagaactgAAACACAGCCAGCAGTTCCTCCCAGACCCACTGAAGAG GAGCTGGAGGATACAGCCTTACATGACAGACTGAAGAAGAGGGAGACGAATGACAATCAG GCTAACTGTAATATGATGCAGAGTGAGAGGAAAGGGAAAACTGCTGAAACTCCAGTGGTTCCTCCTAGACCCACAGAAGAG GAGATAAACAGACCAGCCAGACGTGGTCAGcaaaatacaaaaaaagacaATCTG GACCAATGTGATGATGAATGCCTTAAAGTGGGTCAATCTCTCTTCCCGGTGGTAAAAGAGGGAGAGGACAAGGATGAAGAAGAGGCCGTGGTTAAACTTACAGATAGCACATCA GCCAAGATGCGAGAACCCACGAGACACAATCCTTTCATGCCACGCGGTGCTGGAGGCAAG GGTAAAACCAAGAAGCGCGAACCCCAGCAGGGAGTTTCAGTCAGTGACTCAACAGAG AACAAAGGTGGAAATAAATCATTATTCGACCAATTGGAGGTATTCCGTATTAATCCAGCGGAGCCAGAGCAGCAG AATATGGATGGCCTGATGGAGTGGTGGAGCACAGTGGAGC AGTGGGAAGACATGCCTCAAGAGCATGACATGACTGAGAAAGAGGAGGCCAA GGTGTTTGCAGTGACAGCTGAGAAGGTGCAGAAAGGTATCCGTGTGTTCAACAAGCTGTTCTCAGAGCGTGCAGAGAGCCTATGGCAGCACGTCATTGACCTTAACAGCATTGCAGACGCCCTCGACTGTTTCAACAAGAAGACTAAGATCGCCCAAATCACTGGTGGTTCCACCAGCGCGGTAGGAGGCGTATGTACCATTGTAGGCCTCGCCCTGGCCCCCGTCACCTTCGGAACCTCTCTGATTGTCACGGCGGTGGGGCTGGGCGTGGCCACGGCGGGCGGCCTCACCACGGCTGGAGCCGGAATCTCCAACACGGTCAACAACTCCATGGACCGCAAGAAGGTGGAGGCCATCGTGACGGACTATCAGGAGAAGATCACCGACATCAACAAGTGCATGCTGTTCATCAAGCAGGGGATTGAGAGTCTGCGCAGGTTCGACCTGCTGAAGATGAAGAAGCATGCGTACAACCGCGACTTCCCGGGCCTCAACAACATCTACGAGGATGGTGCCATGGCCGGGAAGGCCATCCTCATTAATGCCAATGAGATGATGCGTGTGGTGCAGATAGCCAACGTGGCGGGCAGCACCGCTGCCAGAGCTGTCCAGATTGCCAGCATGGCCACCGGAGTGCTCACCGGCCTCTTTGTGGGcatggacatctactttgtggctAAGGACTCCAAGGAGCTGAAGAAAGGAGCCAAGTCAGAGTTTGCAGCCAAGATCAGGGAGGTGGCGACCCAGCTGCATGATGGACTGGTGGAGCTCAATGGCATACGGGTTGAGCTGCAGTCCTCAGATCCAGGCAACACCAATGAGACCAACACCCAAAACATAGATAATACCAATTACAGCAAAAAAACAGACATCTCTGATGATGATATTAACAACTATTAA